The following proteins are encoded in a genomic region of Pseudomonas saponiphila:
- a CDS encoding Hpt domain-containing protein, producing MVDRHDYVALEWVKGEIAETLKQAHQALEHLADDPQDPDALGQCQAGIHQVHGSLQMVEFYGAALLAEEMEKLAQALQQNRVAQRDEALRLLRQAIGQLPQYLDRVQSARRDLPLVVLPLLNDLRSARGEGLLSETSLFSPQLPSLPPLSDKALAALEPLEFPTQMRKLRHLLQTALVDLLREQDAEHCLGHMAKVFERLEALCQDAPLAPLWHIASALVEGMRQGVIANSPAVRSLLKDADKELKRLLEQGMPGINQAAPDELLKSLLFYIAKARHPTPLMLTMKERYGLDDALPDSAVVDEERARLAGPDRDAMRSVLTAVCDGLVRVKERLDLFVRSDRQHTGDLDSLLSPLRQIADTLAVLGFGQPRKVIIDQLAVVQSLVQGQRAPDDAVLMDVAGALLYVEATLAGMVGTVEPESPEDSRLPTTDLTQIHQLVIQEALVCLRQAKDLIGECIEADWEREQLVSVPELLTQVRGALAMIPLPRAASLMEACNRFITQQLLLDLPRPDWRQLDHLADVITSLEYYLERLKEDHQAPGEKFLDLAEQGLTALGHAPVAQAPLPERPPSAGEALPVSQAADEPRPAQSLADALAAPVSALNPPALITPGSLLPPPVDEEPVDDELREVFLEETEEVLDVLREYLPRWTAEPQGQAALSELRRAFHTLKGSGRMVRALVLGELAWAVENLLNRVLEHSLAPSAEVRQLVADTLQLLPELIGEFAARAQRQRDDVDRLAARAHALAKGAEVGAAPEGQALDPQLLEIFRAEAQTHLDSIQLFLERAAEHLPLQASDELQRALHTLKGSASMAGVLPMAELAGPFDQLAREYRAHLIPLDLDEVELLLEAEGLLRRGLRQLDSDPLAPIDGARSLVGRALALLGERLDSLLNAPDAAPRAKRDPQLISNFLAQGMDILLDADSLLRRWQQHPGERQELSALLDELTTLGEGAHLADLHPVDELCEALLDLYGAVEESSLAVSERFFHEAESAHEALLNMLDELAAGQEVSPCAERVQALRDLLHEGLDPGATGLIKSDGSRALSISELGAATARLAQTDADTEIVDIFLEEAVDLLESADQALQRWLADPENGAPLSSLQRDLHTLKGGARMAEVTPVAELAQELESLYEGLVDRRYSYSQHLGLLLRGSHEQLALLLHQLQSARPLDDSRAQVEAVRAYRQQAASPADTAESAPSQDSSAQDPELLEIFLEEGFDIIDSSAAALARWQADPQARQEVETLLRDLHTLKGGARMVEIAPIGDLAHELEFLFEGLSAGLLQPSPALFTLLQKSHDRLAQMLDAARAGQPIEPAQKLLEAIHDLSHPRVPTGPGVPAPLPAGKPEPAAAAEAAVAGDMVKVSAELLDDLVNLAGETSIFRGRIEQQVNDARVALGEMETTIERMRDQLRRLDTETQGRILSRQQVEAERLGYEEFDPLEMDRHSQLQQLSRALFESASDLLDLKETLDRRNHDAENLLQQQGRINTELQEGLMRTRMVPFERMVPRLKRIVRQVAEELGKDVEFVVGNAEGEMDRNVLERMVAPLEHMLRNAVDHGLEAADVRRAAGKPPRGRISLDLSREGGDIIFDMRDDGAGVPLEAVRAKAIKRGLLDPQAQISDREVLQFIMQPGFSTAEKITQISGRGVGMDVVHEEVRQLGGSMSIDSIAGQGVHFRIRLPFTVSVNRALMVQCADEQYAIPLNTVEGIVRVLPGELDGYYQLDPPRYEYAGQVYDLCYLGELLHTVPRPKLLGQVLPLPVLLVHCNEQRIAVQVDVTAGTREIVVKSLGPQFAAVQGLSGATILGDGRVVLILDLLAHIRALQLQAPRPGPSGEAAAAEVQLPRPMLVLVVDDSVTVRKVTSRLLERHGMNVLTAKDGVDAMTLLAEHTPDLMLLDIEMPRMDGFEVAIQVRNDPRLQHLPIIMITSRTGQKHRDRAMAIGVNDYLGKPYQESVLLESIALWSKPHA from the coding sequence ATGGTGGACCGGCATGACTATGTGGCCCTGGAATGGGTCAAGGGCGAAATTGCCGAAACCTTGAAGCAGGCGCATCAGGCGTTGGAACACCTGGCGGATGACCCCCAGGACCCGGATGCCCTCGGCCAGTGCCAGGCGGGGATCCACCAGGTCCATGGCAGCCTGCAGATGGTGGAGTTCTACGGTGCCGCGCTGCTGGCCGAGGAAATGGAAAAGCTCGCCCAGGCCCTGCAGCAGAACCGCGTGGCCCAGCGCGACGAAGCCCTGCGCCTGCTGCGCCAGGCCATCGGCCAACTGCCCCAGTACCTGGACCGGGTGCAGAGTGCCCGCCGCGACCTGCCCCTGGTGGTGCTGCCGCTGCTCAACGATCTACGCAGTGCCCGGGGCGAAGGCCTGCTCTCGGAAACCAGCCTGTTCAGCCCGCAACTGCCCAGCCTGCCGCCCCTGTCCGACAAGGCCCTGGCGGCTCTGGAGCCGCTGGAGTTTCCCACCCAGATGCGCAAGTTGCGGCACCTGCTGCAAACCGCGCTGGTGGACCTGCTGCGCGAGCAGGACGCCGAACACTGCCTGGGCCACATGGCCAAGGTCTTCGAACGCCTGGAGGCGCTGTGCCAGGACGCGCCGCTAGCGCCCTTGTGGCACATCGCCTCGGCCCTGGTGGAAGGCATGCGCCAGGGTGTGATCGCCAACAGCCCGGCGGTGCGCAGCCTGCTCAAGGACGCCGACAAGGAACTCAAGCGCCTGCTGGAACAGGGCATGCCCGGGATCAACCAGGCCGCGCCCGATGAGTTGCTCAAGAGCCTGCTGTTCTACATCGCCAAGGCGCGCCATCCCACCCCATTGATGCTGACCATGAAAGAACGTTACGGACTGGACGACGCGCTGCCCGACAGCGCGGTGGTGGACGAGGAACGGGCCCGCCTGGCCGGGCCCGACCGCGATGCCATGCGCTCGGTGCTGACCGCGGTGTGCGACGGCCTGGTGCGGGTCAAGGAGCGCCTCGACCTGTTCGTGCGCAGCGACCGCCAGCATACCGGTGACCTGGACAGCCTGTTGTCGCCCTTGCGGCAGATCGCCGACACCCTGGCGGTGCTGGGTTTCGGCCAGCCACGCAAGGTGATCATCGACCAGTTGGCGGTGGTCCAGAGCCTGGTCCAGGGCCAGCGCGCGCCGGACGACGCGGTGTTGATGGATGTGGCCGGGGCCTTGTTGTATGTCGAGGCGACCCTGGCCGGGATGGTCGGCACCGTGGAGCCGGAAAGTCCCGAGGACAGCCGCCTGCCCACCACCGACCTGACCCAGATCCATCAGTTGGTGATTCAGGAAGCCCTGGTCTGCCTGCGTCAGGCCAAGGACCTGATCGGCGAGTGCATCGAGGCCGACTGGGAACGCGAGCAACTGGTGTCGGTGCCCGAGCTGCTGACCCAAGTGCGCGGCGCGCTGGCGATGATCCCGCTGCCCCGTGCCGCGAGCCTGATGGAGGCTTGCAATCGCTTCATCACGCAACAGCTGCTGCTGGATTTGCCCCGGCCGGACTGGCGGCAGCTGGATCACCTGGCGGATGTGATCACCAGCCTGGAGTACTACCTGGAGCGCTTGAAGGAGGATCACCAGGCGCCGGGGGAGAAGTTTCTCGACCTGGCGGAACAGGGCCTGACGGCCCTGGGACATGCCCCCGTGGCGCAAGCGCCATTGCCGGAGCGGCCTCCGAGCGCTGGCGAGGCGCTGCCGGTGTCCCAGGCGGCGGACGAGCCCCGGCCGGCCCAGTCTCTGGCCGATGCGCTGGCAGCCCCGGTGTCGGCCCTCAACCCGCCGGCCCTGATCACCCCCGGCAGCCTGCTGCCACCGCCGGTGGACGAAGAGCCGGTCGACGATGAGCTGCGGGAAGTCTTCCTCGAAGAAACCGAGGAAGTGCTCGACGTGCTCCGCGAATACCTGCCGCGCTGGACGGCTGAGCCCCAGGGCCAGGCCGCCCTGAGCGAGCTGCGTCGGGCCTTTCACACCCTCAAGGGCAGCGGGCGCATGGTGCGTGCCCTGGTTCTGGGGGAGCTGGCCTGGGCCGTGGAAAACCTGCTCAACCGGGTGCTGGAGCACAGCCTTGCCCCCAGCGCCGAAGTCCGCCAACTGGTGGCCGACACCCTGCAACTGCTGCCGGAGCTGATCGGCGAATTCGCTGCCCGGGCCCAGCGCCAGCGCGATGATGTCGACCGCCTGGCCGCCCGCGCCCATGCCCTGGCCAAAGGTGCCGAGGTCGGCGCCGCTCCTGAAGGCCAGGCCCTGGACCCGCAGTTGCTGGAGATCTTCCGCGCCGAAGCCCAGACCCACCTGGACAGCATCCAGCTCTTTCTCGAACGGGCCGCCGAGCACCTGCCGCTGCAGGCCAGCGATGAACTGCAGCGGGCCTTGCATACCCTCAAGGGCAGCGCCTCCATGGCCGGGGTGCTGCCGATGGCCGAGCTGGCCGGGCCCTTCGATCAACTGGCCCGGGAATACCGGGCCCACCTGATTCCCCTGGACCTGGACGAAGTCGAGCTGCTGCTGGAAGCCGAAGGCCTGCTGCGTCGTGGGTTGCGGCAACTGGACAGCGATCCGCTGGCGCCCATCGACGGTGCCCGCTCGCTGGTGGGGCGCGCCCTGGCACTGCTCGGCGAACGCCTGGACAGCCTGCTCAACGCCCCGGACGCGGCGCCCCGGGCCAAGCGCGATCCTCAGTTGATCAGCAACTTCCTGGCCCAGGGCATGGACATCCTGCTGGACGCCGACAGCCTGCTGCGGCGCTGGCAGCAGCACCCCGGCGAGCGCCAGGAACTCAGTGCCTTGCTGGACGAACTGACCACCCTCGGTGAAGGCGCGCACCTGGCCGACCTGCACCCGGTGGATGAACTCTGCGAAGCCCTGCTCGACCTCTACGGCGCGGTGGAGGAGAGTAGCCTGGCGGTCAGCGAGCGCTTCTTCCACGAGGCGGAAAGCGCCCACGAGGCGTTACTCAACATGCTCGACGAACTGGCCGCAGGCCAGGAAGTCAGCCCCTGTGCGGAGCGCGTTCAGGCCCTGCGCGATTTGCTGCACGAAGGCCTGGATCCGGGTGCCACCGGCCTGATCAAGAGCGATGGCAGTCGAGCCTTGAGCATCAGTGAACTGGGAGCGGCCACCGCGCGCCTGGCGCAGACGGACGCAGACACGGAGATTGTCGACATCTTCCTCGAAGAGGCGGTGGACCTCCTGGAAAGCGCCGATCAGGCCCTGCAACGGTGGTTGGCGGACCCGGAAAACGGCGCGCCGCTGTCCTCCCTGCAACGGGACCTGCACACCCTCAAGGGAGGGGCGCGGATGGCCGAAGTGACGCCAGTGGCGGAGCTGGCCCAGGAGCTGGAGTCGCTGTACGAGGGCCTGGTGGACCGGCGCTACAGCTACAGCCAGCACCTGGGCCTGCTGTTGCGCGGCAGTCATGAACAACTGGCGTTGCTGCTGCATCAACTGCAGAGCGCACGGCCCCTGGACGATTCCCGGGCTCAGGTCGAAGCCGTGCGCGCCTACCGGCAGCAGGCGGCCAGCCCCGCCGACACGGCCGAGAGCGCGCCCTCCCAGGACAGCTCGGCCCAGGATCCGGAGCTGCTGGAGATCTTCCTCGAAGAAGGCTTCGACATCATCGACAGTTCCGCCGCGGCCCTGGCCCGCTGGCAGGCCGACCCCCAGGCGCGCCAGGAAGTGGAAACCCTGCTGCGCGACCTGCACACCCTCAAGGGTGGGGCGCGGATGGTGGAAATCGCCCCCATCGGTGACCTGGCCCATGAGCTGGAGTTTCTCTTCGAAGGCTTGTCCGCCGGGCTGCTGCAACCCAGCCCGGCGTTGTTCACCCTGCTGCAGAAAAGCCACGACCGCCTGGCGCAGATGCTCGATGCGGCCCGCGCCGGGCAACCCATCGAGCCGGCACAGAAGCTGCTCGAAGCGATCCACGACCTGAGCCACCCGCGCGTGCCGACCGGCCCTGGGGTGCCAGCGCCGTTGCCGGCGGGCAAGCCGGAACCGGCGGCCGCCGCGGAGGCCGCGGTGGCGGGCGACATGGTCAAGGTGTCGGCGGAACTGCTGGACGATCTGGTGAACCTGGCCGGGGAGACTTCGATCTTCCGGGGGCGCATCGAGCAGCAGGTCAACGATGCCCGGGTGGCCCTCGGCGAAATGGAAACCACCATCGAACGCATGCGTGACCAACTGCGGCGCCTGGACACCGAAACCCAGGGGCGCATCCTCAGTCGCCAGCAAGTGGAGGCCGAGCGCCTGGGCTACGAGGAGTTCGACCCGCTGGAAATGGACCGGCATTCGCAGTTGCAGCAGTTGTCCCGGGCCCTGTTCGAGTCGGCCTCGGACCTGCTGGACCTCAAGGAAACCCTCGACCGGCGCAACCACGACGCCGAGAACCTGTTGCAGCAGCAGGGACGGATCAACACCGAGTTGCAAGAAGGCCTGATGCGCACGCGCATGGTGCCTTTCGAGCGCATGGTGCCCAGGCTCAAGCGCATCGTGCGCCAGGTGGCCGAAGAGCTGGGCAAGGACGTGGAGTTCGTGGTGGGCAACGCCGAAGGGGAAATGGACCGCAACGTTCTCGAACGCATGGTCGCGCCCCTGGAGCACATGTTGCGCAATGCCGTGGATCACGGCCTGGAGGCCGCCGACGTGCGCCGCGCCGCGGGCAAGCCGCCCCGGGGGCGGATCAGCCTCGACCTGTCCCGGGAAGGCGGCGACATCATCTTCGACATGCGCGACGACGGCGCCGGGGTGCCCCTGGAAGCCGTGCGCGCCAAGGCCATCAAGCGCGGCCTGCTGGATCCCCAGGCGCAGATCAGCGACCGCGAAGTGCTGCAATTCATCATGCAGCCGGGGTTTTCCACCGCCGAGAAAATCACCCAGATTTCCGGACGCGGGGTGGGCATGGACGTGGTCCATGAAGAGGTGCGGCAGCTGGGCGGCAGCATGAGCATCGACTCGATTGCCGGCCAGGGCGTGCATTTTCGCATTCGCCTGCCCTTCACCGTCTCGGTCAACCGGGCGTTGATGGTGCAGTGCGCCGATGAGCAATACGCGATTCCGCTGAACACCGTCGAAGGCATCGTCCGAGTCCTGCCCGGGGAACTGGACGGCTATTACCAGCTCGACCCGCCGCGCTATGAATACGCGGGGCAGGTGTATGACCTGTGCTACCTGGGGGAGTTGCTGCACACCGTGCCGCGCCCGAAACTGCTGGGCCAGGTGCTGCCGCTGCCGGTGCTGCTGGTGCACTGCAACGAACAGCGCATTGCCGTGCAGGTGGATGTCACGGCCGGCACCCGGGAAATCGTGGTCAAGAGCCTGGGGCCGCAGTTCGCGGCGGTGCAGGGGCTGTCGGGGGCGACCATTCTCGGCGACGGCCGGGTGGTGCTGATTCTTGATCTGCTGGCGCACATCCGCGCGTTGCAGCTCCAGGCACCGCGTCCGGGGCCGAGCGGTGAGGCCGCGGCCGCCGAAGTCCAGTTGCCCCGGCCGATGCTGGTGCTGGTGGTGGACGACTCGGTCACCGTGCGCAAGGTCACCAGCCGTCTGCTGGAGCGTCATGGCATGAACGTGCTCACCGCCAAGGATGGGGTCGACGCCATGACGCTGTTGGCCGAGCACACCCCGGACCTGATGCTGCTGGACATCGAGATGCCGCGCATGGACGGCTTCGAAGTGGCGATCCAGGTACGCAACGACCCGCGCCTGCAGCACTTGCCGATCATCATGATCACCTCCCGTACCGGGCAGAAACACCGCGACCGGGCCATGGCCATCGGGGTCAACGATTACCTCGGCAAGCCCTATCAAGAATCGGTGCTGCTGGAAAGCATCGCCCTGTGGAGCAAGCCCCATGCTTGA
- a CDS encoding chemotaxis protein CheW, producing the protein MLEHRASTLTGLLLPLADRTLILPNVAVAELIDYQQGSFDLDSPPWYLGRVLWRERWIALISFESACGGKTVIGERARIVVLNALGGRPELKFMALLVQGIPRSCKLDSQLSYVDVPLAPLEKAAVQVAEQVAKVPDLLALEELLVEAGLLS; encoded by the coding sequence ATGCTTGAGCACCGCGCCAGCACCCTGACCGGCCTGTTGCTGCCCCTGGCGGACCGCACCCTGATCCTGCCCAACGTGGCGGTGGCCGAGTTGATCGACTATCAGCAGGGCAGCTTCGACCTGGATTCGCCGCCCTGGTACCTGGGCCGGGTGCTGTGGCGCGAGCGGTGGATTGCGCTGATCAGCTTCGAGTCGGCCTGTGGCGGCAAGACGGTGATCGGCGAGCGGGCGCGGATTGTCGTGCTCAACGCCCTGGGCGGGCGCCCGGAGCTGAAGTTCATGGCCCTGCTGGTGCAGGGCATTCCCCGTTCCTGCAAGCTCGACAGCCAGTTGAGTTATGTCGATGTGCCGTTGGCGCCCCTGGAGAAGGCCGCGGTGCAGGTGGCCGAGCAAGTAGCCAAGGTGCCGGATCTGTTGGCGCTGGAGGAGTTGCTGGTGGAGGCGGGGCTGTTGTCCTAG
- a CDS encoding chemotaxis protein CheW, which produces MSETQTAFELLLEIDQRCRLLAADLPSQETRQHGWSGIGFRLGEHWYVAAMGEISEVLHEPRYTLLPGVKPWVRGVANLRGRLLPIMDLCAFFGHELSPLRKQRRVLVVEYKELFAGLLVDEVAGLKHFAQDSLEPGPGDFAIAAISPYLQGQFRSDQLWQVFSPFALARSPAFLEVAA; this is translated from the coding sequence ATGAGCGAAACCCAGACCGCCTTCGAGCTGCTGCTGGAAATCGACCAGCGCTGTCGCCTGCTGGCCGCCGACCTGCCGTCCCAGGAAACCCGCCAGCACGGCTGGAGCGGTATCGGCTTTCGCCTCGGGGAGCACTGGTACGTGGCCGCCATGGGCGAAATCAGCGAAGTGCTGCACGAGCCGCGCTACACCCTGCTGCCCGGGGTCAAGCCCTGGGTCAGGGGCGTGGCCAACCTGCGCGGGCGGCTGCTGCCGATCATGGACCTGTGCGCCTTCTTCGGTCATGAGCTGTCGCCCCTGCGCAAGCAGCGGCGGGTGCTGGTGGTGGAGTACAAGGAGCTGTTCGCCGGCCTGCTGGTGGATGAAGTGGCGGGCCTCAAGCATTTCGCCCAGGACAGTCTGGAGCCCGGCCCCGGCGACTTTGCCATTGCGGCGATCAGCCCCTACCTGCAGGGGCAGTTTCGCAGCGACCAGCTCTGGCAGGTCTTCAGCCCCTTCGCCCTGGCCCGCTCGCCGGCGTTCCTGGAGGTGGCGGCGTGA
- a CDS encoding NADAR family protein gives MDTPIRSNQALLEQIKHGLAPDYLMFWGHQPTRDGRLSPSCFSQWFAKGFELEGIHYPSAEHFMMAGKALLFDDRETHERILKATTPADVKQLGREVRGFDDARWSEARFEIVVQGNLAKFSQHPALGQYLLSTRDQVLVEASPVDRIWGIGLAADDARASRPEQWRGLNLLGYALMEVRDRLRGA, from the coding sequence ATGGACACACCGATTCGCTCGAACCAGGCACTGCTGGAACAGATCAAGCACGGCCTTGCGCCCGACTACCTGATGTTCTGGGGCCACCAGCCGACCCGGGACGGACGCCTCTCCCCGAGCTGCTTCAGCCAGTGGTTCGCCAAGGGGTTCGAGCTGGAAGGCATTCACTACCCCAGCGCCGAGCATTTCATGATGGCTGGCAAGGCCCTGCTGTTCGATGACCGGGAAACCCACGAACGGATCCTCAAGGCGACCACCCCGGCGGACGTCAAACAGTTGGGCCGCGAAGTGCGCGGCTTCGATGACGCCCGTTGGTCCGAGGCACGTTTCGAGATCGTGGTGCAAGGCAACCTGGCCAAGTTCAGCCAGCACCCGGCCCTGGGGCAATACCTGCTATCCACCCGCGATCAGGTGCTGGTGGAAGCCAGCCCGGTGGACCGGATCTGGGGCATTGGCCTGGCGGCGGACGATGCCAGGGCCAGCCGGCCGGAGCAATGGCGCGGCCTGAACCTGCTGGGGTATGCCTTGATGGAAGTGCGCGACAGGTTGCGCGGTGCCTGA
- a CDS encoding methyl-accepting chemotaxis protein, with the protein MTKAKTGKPLEGSRSRSQIIVLFIALIVFIMLLFANFAYLNTQATYDKQYIGHAGELRVLSQRIAKNATEAAAGKAAAFKLLGDARNDFAQRWSYLKKGDPATGLPGAPVVLRQEMRAVQLDWEKLLKNADVILGSEQTVLSLHQVAATLAETVPQLQVEYEKVVEILLQRGAPAAQVAMAQRQSLLAERILGAVNTVLAGDENAVQAADAFGRDAARFGQVLNGMLQGNPGLKISQVEDPDARARLSEISELFEFVSGSVDEILETSPELFQVRESASNIFSLSQTLLDEASLLATGFENLAGSRKLDTIGGYVLGLLALASIILIGLVMVRETNRQLRETAEKNERNQNAIMRLLDEIEDLADGDLTVTASVTEDFTGTIADSINYSVDQLRDLVATINLTAGQVAGAVQETQATAMQLAEASEHQAQQISEASTAINEMAQSIDQVSANAAESSAVAERSVEIANKGNEVVHNTIHGMDNIREQIQDTAKRIKRLGESSQEIGDIVSLIDDIADQTNILALNAAIQASMAGDAGRGFAVVADEVQRLAERSSAATRQIETLVRAIQTDTNEAVISMEQTTTEVVRGARLAQDAGVALEEIEGVSKTLAALIQSISNAAQQQTTSAGQISLTMNVIQQITSQTSSGSTATAESIGNLAKMASQLRRSVSGFTLPATRAPAPNDNR; encoded by the coding sequence ATGACCAAAGCCAAAACCGGCAAGCCCCTGGAAGGCTCCCGCAGTCGCTCGCAGATCATCGTGCTGTTCATCGCACTGATCGTGTTCATCATGCTGCTGTTCGCCAACTTCGCTTACCTGAACACCCAGGCCACCTACGACAAGCAGTACATCGGCCACGCCGGCGAGTTGCGAGTGCTGTCCCAGCGCATCGCCAAGAATGCCACCGAAGCGGCGGCCGGCAAGGCCGCAGCGTTCAAGCTGCTGGGGGATGCGCGCAACGACTTTGCCCAGCGCTGGAGCTACCTGAAGAAGGGCGACCCGGCTACCGGCCTGCCCGGGGCGCCGGTGGTGCTGCGCCAGGAAATGCGCGCCGTGCAGCTGGACTGGGAGAAACTGCTGAAGAACGCCGATGTCATCCTCGGCAGCGAGCAGACGGTGCTGTCCCTGCATCAAGTGGCGGCGACCCTGGCGGAAACCGTGCCCCAGTTGCAGGTGGAATACGAGAAGGTGGTGGAGATCCTGCTGCAGCGCGGCGCGCCGGCCGCCCAGGTGGCCATGGCCCAGCGCCAGTCGCTGCTGGCCGAGCGGATTCTCGGGGCGGTCAACACGGTGCTGGCCGGCGACGAAAATGCGGTCCAGGCCGCCGACGCCTTTGGCCGGGATGCCGCGCGCTTTGGCCAGGTCCTCAACGGCATGCTGCAGGGCAACCCAGGCTTGAAGATCAGCCAGGTCGAAGACCCGGACGCCCGGGCCCGGCTGTCGGAGATTTCCGAGTTGTTCGAGTTCGTCTCCGGTTCCGTGGATGAGATCCTCGAAACTTCCCCCGAGCTGTTCCAGGTCCGAGAATCGGCGAGCAACATCTTCAGCCTGTCCCAGACCTTGCTGGACGAAGCCTCGCTGCTGGCCACCGGCTTCGAGAACCTGGCCGGCAGCCGCAAGCTGGACACCATCGGCGGTTATGTCCTGGGCCTGCTGGCCCTGGCTTCGATCATCCTCATCGGCCTGGTGATGGTCCGCGAAACCAACCGCCAGCTGCGGGAAACCGCCGAGAAGAACGAGCGCAACCAGAACGCGATCATGCGCCTGCTGGACGAGATCGAAGACCTGGCCGACGGCGACCTGACGGTGACCGCCTCGGTCACCGAGGACTTCACCGGGACCATCGCCGACTCCATCAACTATTCCGTCGACCAGCTGCGCGACCTGGTGGCCACCATCAACCTCACGGCGGGCCAGGTGGCCGGCGCGGTGCAGGAAACCCAGGCCACCGCCATGCAACTGGCCGAAGCCTCCGAGCACCAGGCCCAGCAGATTTCCGAAGCCTCCACGGCGATCAACGAGATGGCCCAGTCCATCGATCAGGTGTCGGCCAACGCCGCCGAGTCGTCGGCGGTGGCCGAGCGCTCGGTGGAGATCGCCAACAAGGGCAACGAGGTGGTGCACAACACCATTCACGGCATGGACAACATCCGCGAGCAGATCCAGGACACCGCCAAGCGCATCAAGCGCCTGGGCGAGTCCTCTCAGGAAATCGGCGACATTGTCAGCCTGATCGACGACATCGCCGACCAGACCAACATCCTCGCCCTCAACGCGGCGATCCAGGCCTCCATGGCCGGCGATGCCGGACGCGGTTTCGCCGTGGTGGCCGACGAAGTGCAGCGGCTGGCGGAGCGCTCCTCGGCGGCCACGCGGCAGATCGAGACTCTGGTACGGGCGATCCAGACCGACACCAACGAAGCGGTGATCTCCATGGAGCAGACCACCACCGAAGTGGTGCGCGGCGCGCGCCTGGCCCAGGACGCGGGGGTGGCCCTGGAAGAGATCGAAGGCGTGTCCAAGACCCTGGCGGCGCTGATCCAGAGCATCTCCAACGCGGCCCAGCAGCAGACCACGTCGGCCGGGCAGATCTCCCTGACTATGAACGTGATCCAGCAGATCACCTCGCAAACCTCGTCCGGCTCCACCGCGACCGCCGAGAGCATCGGCAACCTGGCGAAAATGGCCAGCCAGCTGCGCCGCTCGGTATCCGGCTTCACCTTGCCGGCTACCCGGGCCCCGGCCCCGAATGACAATCGCTGA
- the pilH gene encoding twitching motility response regulator PilH, with the protein MARILIVDDSPTEMYKLTGMLEKHGHEVLKAENGADGVALAREEKPDAVLMDIVMPGLNGFQATRQLTKDAETSHIPVIIITTKDQETDKVWGTRQGAKDYLTKPVDEETLIKTLNSVLAG; encoded by the coding sequence ATGGCTCGTATTCTGATCGTCGATGACTCGCCGACTGAAATGTACAAACTCACCGGCATGCTGGAAAAGCACGGCCATGAAGTGCTCAAGGCCGAGAACGGCGCCGATGGCGTGGCCCTGGCCCGGGAAGAAAAACCCGACGCGGTGCTGATGGACATCGTCATGCCCGGCCTCAACGGCTTCCAGGCCACCCGCCAGTTGACCAAGGACGCCGAGACCAGCCATATCCCGGTAATCATCATCACCACCAAGGATCAGGAAACCGACAAGGTCTGGGGCACTCGCCAGGGCGCCAAGGACTACCTGACCAAGCCGGTGGACGAAGAAACCCTGATCAAGACCCTGAACAGCGTCCTGGCCGGCTGA
- the pilG gene encoding twitching motility response regulator PilG → MEQHSNALKVMVIDDSKTIRRTAEMLLKNVGCEVITAVDGFEALAKIVDHHPGIIFVDIMMPRLDGYQTCALVKNHSAFKSIPVIMLSSKDGLFDKAKGRIVGSDQFLTKPFSKEELLSAIKAHVPDFVALAPQ, encoded by the coding sequence ATGGAACAGCATTCCAACGCCTTGAAGGTGATGGTGATCGACGATTCGAAGACGATTCGCCGCACGGCCGAAATGCTGTTGAAGAACGTCGGCTGCGAGGTCATTACCGCCGTGGACGGTTTCGAGGCCCTGGCCAAGATCGTCGATCATCATCCCGGCATCATCTTCGTCGACATCATGATGCCGCGGCTCGACGGCTATCAGACCTGTGCGCTGGTGAAGAACCACAGCGCGTTCAAGTCCATTCCAGTGATCATGCTGTCCTCCAAGGATGGCCTGTTCGACAAGGCCAAGGGGCGCATCGTCGGCTCCGACCAGTTTTTGACCAAACCTTTCAGCAAGGAAGAACTGCTGAGCGCAATCAAGGCCCACGTTCCGGACTTTGTCGCGCTTGCGCCACAGTAG